One stretch of Clavelina lepadiformis chromosome 6, kaClaLepa1.1, whole genome shotgun sequence DNA includes these proteins:
- the LOC143463282 gene encoding C-type mannose receptor 2-like isoform X1, with amino-acid sequence MTMIRIALVISVGCVLQINHAAASWQLTDNGFEYRQTSEKHSWQDARSECIEMGGDLAVHGMKDLAMRESIGEMITFTQVWIGFTDLEEEGAWKWLDGDQYDPSYDHWYPGRPSGDRDCAFISPGKDYKTVDRACDDNEYHLRGLCEKGTSIVLEEPEQVQPAAEINWHLADNGLEYIQTSEKHSWQDARSECIEMGGDLAVYGMKDLSMREAIGEMIPFTQVWIGFTDLEEEGAWRWLDGDQYDPSYDHWYPGRPSGDKDCAFISPGKDYKTVDRACDNNEYYLRGLCEKGSPIKKVGFSAPTGWYMAENGLEYKLSDKNIDWNGAREACRDLKSALAVQGMKDLEMRSTIANALSITDAWIGLNDEKTEATWMWLDGEQDDASLSHWIESFSLQSDGKHIENCARISSSNEYRTFPYKCGYRYKALCEKGVDICSTKVANCHADATCHNVDGSFSCTCNHGFHGDGVTCRVDRPWYNPGNGYEYNVKEDVNWEDGRKQCQSEGADLSSEGMKNLDIRNQIADALLKPYPANNVWFGVKADYYLFKWISDGTRATDNGHWYSSNEPNGPTWTRCAALLHNQNYLAASESCSDKWDALCERDIDECSKNTHNCNENAECTNIPGSFKCTCNDDYSGDGVYCEVGNALGWFVAGNGFEYKLTRREQSWEESRTVCQQMGGDLATKGFETLSERGPIAEEVGVNKAWIGMNDLDRERDWKFIDDTISVHKARIPEIWKDGFNLKDEAANEQDCGFIAKADDYKTDDSDCSAARYGLCQREATNEISCKKFSWTVGKSCDERVFGPDVRHDTRFYVASNGYDYFITDDEEEFSSAEGVCATKKTGSSLALALLGDDKTRSKVVEIFLESLGVDKAWVGGGRDCTALRADNSETEVETCTSRRRILCEKEIDECARKQDDCGENAACTNTIGSFTCACKPGYEGDGHKCTKIEVYRASNGYEYSLTSSLEYDRTKGECDDKGGDLAVDGIKDNDVRLEIADVLLRPFGITHTWVGLRKSFKASSWTWSDESTGGDEINWYPGQPSSGTHDCAFLLGSGDAEFRMGATRCRTASYVGLCEVST; translated from the exons ATGACGATGATTCGGATCGCTTTGGTAATATCTGTCGGTTGTGTGTTGCAAATAAATCACG CAGCGGCAAGTTGGCAGTTGACTGACAACGGATTCGAGTACCGTCAAACCTCTGAGAAGCATTCCTGGCAAGATGCTCGCTCTGAATGTATAGAGATGGGAGGAGATTTGGCCGTGCACGGAATGAAGGATCTTGCCATGAGAGA GTCAATTGGCGAGATGATTACGTTCACCCAAGTCTGGATCGGCTTCACCGATTTAGAGGAAGAGGGAGCCTGGAAGTGGCTTGATGGAGATCAATACGACCCATCATACGACCACTGGTACCCGGGACGACCAAGTGGCGACAGAGACTGTGCTTTCATATCACCCGGCAAAGATTATAAAACTGTGGACCGCGCTTGCGACGATAATGAATACCACCTAAGGGGTTTGTGTGAAAAAGGAACTTCAATCGTACTCGAAG AACCTGAACAAGTTCAACCTGCAGCAGAGATAAATTGGCATTTGGCTGACAACGGCCTCGAATATATTCAAACCTCTGAGAAGCATTCCTGGCAAGATGCTCGCTCTGAATGTATCGAGATGGGAGGAGATTTGGCCGTGTACGGAATGAAGGATCTTTCCATGAGAGA AGCAATTGGCGAAATGATCCCGTTCACCCAAGTCTGGATCGGCTTCACCGATTTAGAGGAAGAGGGAGCCTGGAGGTGGCTTGATGGAGATCAATACGACCCATCATACGACCACTGGTACCCGGGACGACCAAGTGGCGACAAAGACTGTGCTTTCATATCCCCCGGCAAAGATTATAAAACTGTGGACCGCGCTTGCGACAATAATGAATACTACCTAAGGGGTTTATGTGAAAAAGGATCTCCAATCAAAA AAGTTGGATTTTCAGCACCTACTGGCTGGTACATGGCGGAGAATGGACTCGAATACAAACTAagtgataaaaatattgattgGAACGGGGCTCGGGAAGCTTGCAGGGATTTAAAGTCGGCTCTAGCTGTGCAAGGAATGAAAGACCTCGAGATGAGAAG TACGATCGCAAACGCTCTTTCAATCACCGACGCTTGGATCGGACTTAACGACGAGAAAACCGAGGCGACCTGGATGTGGCTCGACGGCGAGCAAGATGACGCTTCATTGTCGCATTGGATAGAAAGTTTCAGTTTGCAAAGCGATGGAAAACACATCGAGAATTGCGCTCGAATATCGTCAAGCAATGAGTACAGGACATTTCCATATAAATGCGGCTACCGGTATAAGGCGTTATGCGAGAAAG GCGTTGACATTTGCTCAACGAAAGTTGCTAACTGTCACGCCGACGCTACTTGTCATAACGTCGATGGAAGTTTCTCCTGCACTTGCAACCACGGTTTCCATGGAGATGGCGTCACCTGTAGAG TTGACCGTCCGTGGTACAATCCTGGAAACGGTTATGAATACAATGTCAAAGAGGATGTAAACTGGGAGGATGGGCGTAAACAATGCCAGAGTGAAGGTGCAGACTTGTCTTCGGAGGGAATGAAGAATTTGGACATTCGAAA CCAAATTGCCGATGCCTTGCTAAAGCCTTATCCAGCCAACAATGTTTGGTTTGGAGTCAAAGCTGATTATTATCTGTTCAAGTGGATATCAGATGGGACAAGGGCTACTGATAACGGACATTGGTACAGTAGCAACGAGCCCAATGGCCCAACATGGACCAGATGCGCAGCGTTATTGCACAACCAAAACTACTTGGCAGCATCTGAAAGTTGCAGCGACAAGTGGGACGCGCTGTGTGAAAGAG ATATCGATGAATGCTCGAAAAACACGCACAACTGCAACGAAAATGCCGAATGCACAAACATCCCCGGTAGTTTTAAATGTACTTGCAACGATGATTATTCTGGTGACGGAGTCTACTGCGAAGTTGGCAACG CATTAGGATGGTTCGTAGCTGGCAACGGGTTTGAATACAAGCTCACCAGGAGGGAGCAGAGCTGGGAAGAAAGTCGGACTGTTTGTCAACAGATGGGAGGAGACCTCGCCACCAAAGGTTTCGAGACGTTGAGTGAGAGAGG ACCAATCGCTGAAGAAGTCGGAGTCAACAAGGCCTGGATTGGTATGAACGACTTGGACCGTGAACGAGATTGGAAATTCATCGATGATACTATTTCAGTACATAAGGCAAGGATCCCTGAAATCTGGAAGGATGGCTTTAATTTAAAGGATGAAGCCGCAAACGAGCAAGACTGTGGTTTCATCGCAAAAGCAGACGACTATAAAACTGATGACTCTGATTGCTCGGCAGCCCGCTATGGCTTGTGCCAAAGAG AGGCGACAAACGAAATATCTT GCAAAAAGTTTTCTTGGACGGTAGGAAAATCTTGTGACGAGCGAGTGTTTGGCCCCGATGTCCGCCATGACACTCGTTTCTATGTTGCTTCCAACGGATACGATTATTTCATAACCGATGATGAGGAAGAATTTTCTTCCGCTGAAGGCGTCTGCGCAACTAAAAAAACTGGAAGTAGTTTAGCGCTCGCTCTACTCGGAGACGACAAAACTCGCAG CAAAGTGGTCGAGATCTTTCTGGAATCACTCGGAGTGGACAAAGCGTGGGTTGGTGGTGGAAGAGACTGCACAGCTTTAAGAGCAGATAACAGTGAAACAGAAGTGGAGACGTGCACCAGTCGCAGACGAATACTCTGCGAAAAAG AAATCGACGAATGTGCCAGGAAACAAGACGACTGTGGAGAGAACGCAGCCTGTACAAACACAATCGGGAGTTTCACGTGCGCTTGCAAACCTGGTTACGAAGGGGATGGTCATAAGTGCACCAAAA TTGAGGTGTACAGAGCCTCCAACGGTTACGAGTACAGCCTAACATCAAGCCTCGAATATGATAGAACCAAGGGAGAATGTGACGATAAAGGCGGCGATTTGGCTGTTGACGGAATTAAGGACAATGACGTTCGATT GGAAATTGCTGATGTGTTACTGAGACCATTTGGAATCACACACACCTGGGTCGGTCTCAGGAAATCATTTAAAGCAAGCAGCTGGACTTGGAGTGACGAGAGCACGGGAGGAGACGAGATTAACTGGTACCCAGGCCAGCCTAGCAGCGGAACTCACGACTGCGCTTTCCTGCTTGGCAGTGGAGACGCAGAATTTCGAATGGGGGCCACCAGATGCCGGACGGCGTCATATGTCGGTCTATGTGAAGTCTCAACTTAA
- the LOC143463282 gene encoding C-type mannose receptor 2-like isoform X2, translated as MTMIRIALVISVGCVLQINHAASWQLTDNGFEYRQTSEKHSWQDARSECIEMGGDLAVHGMKDLAMRESIGEMITFTQVWIGFTDLEEEGAWKWLDGDQYDPSYDHWYPGRPSGDRDCAFISPGKDYKTVDRACDDNEYHLRGLCEKGTSIVLEEPEQVQPAAEINWHLADNGLEYIQTSEKHSWQDARSECIEMGGDLAVYGMKDLSMREAIGEMIPFTQVWIGFTDLEEEGAWRWLDGDQYDPSYDHWYPGRPSGDKDCAFISPGKDYKTVDRACDNNEYYLRGLCEKGSPIKKVGFSAPTGWYMAENGLEYKLSDKNIDWNGAREACRDLKSALAVQGMKDLEMRSTIANALSITDAWIGLNDEKTEATWMWLDGEQDDASLSHWIESFSLQSDGKHIENCARISSSNEYRTFPYKCGYRYKALCEKGVDICSTKVANCHADATCHNVDGSFSCTCNHGFHGDGVTCRVDRPWYNPGNGYEYNVKEDVNWEDGRKQCQSEGADLSSEGMKNLDIRNQIADALLKPYPANNVWFGVKADYYLFKWISDGTRATDNGHWYSSNEPNGPTWTRCAALLHNQNYLAASESCSDKWDALCERDIDECSKNTHNCNENAECTNIPGSFKCTCNDDYSGDGVYCEVGNALGWFVAGNGFEYKLTRREQSWEESRTVCQQMGGDLATKGFETLSERGPIAEEVGVNKAWIGMNDLDRERDWKFIDDTISVHKARIPEIWKDGFNLKDEAANEQDCGFIAKADDYKTDDSDCSAARYGLCQREATNEISCKKFSWTVGKSCDERVFGPDVRHDTRFYVASNGYDYFITDDEEEFSSAEGVCATKKTGSSLALALLGDDKTRSKVVEIFLESLGVDKAWVGGGRDCTALRADNSETEVETCTSRRRILCEKEIDECARKQDDCGENAACTNTIGSFTCACKPGYEGDGHKCTKIEVYRASNGYEYSLTSSLEYDRTKGECDDKGGDLAVDGIKDNDVRLEIADVLLRPFGITHTWVGLRKSFKASSWTWSDESTGGDEINWYPGQPSSGTHDCAFLLGSGDAEFRMGATRCRTASYVGLCEVST; from the exons ATGACGATGATTCGGATCGCTTTGGTAATATCTGTCGGTTGTGTGTTGCAAATAAATCACG CGGCAAGTTGGCAGTTGACTGACAACGGATTCGAGTACCGTCAAACCTCTGAGAAGCATTCCTGGCAAGATGCTCGCTCTGAATGTATAGAGATGGGAGGAGATTTGGCCGTGCACGGAATGAAGGATCTTGCCATGAGAGA GTCAATTGGCGAGATGATTACGTTCACCCAAGTCTGGATCGGCTTCACCGATTTAGAGGAAGAGGGAGCCTGGAAGTGGCTTGATGGAGATCAATACGACCCATCATACGACCACTGGTACCCGGGACGACCAAGTGGCGACAGAGACTGTGCTTTCATATCACCCGGCAAAGATTATAAAACTGTGGACCGCGCTTGCGACGATAATGAATACCACCTAAGGGGTTTGTGTGAAAAAGGAACTTCAATCGTACTCGAAG AACCTGAACAAGTTCAACCTGCAGCAGAGATAAATTGGCATTTGGCTGACAACGGCCTCGAATATATTCAAACCTCTGAGAAGCATTCCTGGCAAGATGCTCGCTCTGAATGTATCGAGATGGGAGGAGATTTGGCCGTGTACGGAATGAAGGATCTTTCCATGAGAGA AGCAATTGGCGAAATGATCCCGTTCACCCAAGTCTGGATCGGCTTCACCGATTTAGAGGAAGAGGGAGCCTGGAGGTGGCTTGATGGAGATCAATACGACCCATCATACGACCACTGGTACCCGGGACGACCAAGTGGCGACAAAGACTGTGCTTTCATATCCCCCGGCAAAGATTATAAAACTGTGGACCGCGCTTGCGACAATAATGAATACTACCTAAGGGGTTTATGTGAAAAAGGATCTCCAATCAAAA AAGTTGGATTTTCAGCACCTACTGGCTGGTACATGGCGGAGAATGGACTCGAATACAAACTAagtgataaaaatattgattgGAACGGGGCTCGGGAAGCTTGCAGGGATTTAAAGTCGGCTCTAGCTGTGCAAGGAATGAAAGACCTCGAGATGAGAAG TACGATCGCAAACGCTCTTTCAATCACCGACGCTTGGATCGGACTTAACGACGAGAAAACCGAGGCGACCTGGATGTGGCTCGACGGCGAGCAAGATGACGCTTCATTGTCGCATTGGATAGAAAGTTTCAGTTTGCAAAGCGATGGAAAACACATCGAGAATTGCGCTCGAATATCGTCAAGCAATGAGTACAGGACATTTCCATATAAATGCGGCTACCGGTATAAGGCGTTATGCGAGAAAG GCGTTGACATTTGCTCAACGAAAGTTGCTAACTGTCACGCCGACGCTACTTGTCATAACGTCGATGGAAGTTTCTCCTGCACTTGCAACCACGGTTTCCATGGAGATGGCGTCACCTGTAGAG TTGACCGTCCGTGGTACAATCCTGGAAACGGTTATGAATACAATGTCAAAGAGGATGTAAACTGGGAGGATGGGCGTAAACAATGCCAGAGTGAAGGTGCAGACTTGTCTTCGGAGGGAATGAAGAATTTGGACATTCGAAA CCAAATTGCCGATGCCTTGCTAAAGCCTTATCCAGCCAACAATGTTTGGTTTGGAGTCAAAGCTGATTATTATCTGTTCAAGTGGATATCAGATGGGACAAGGGCTACTGATAACGGACATTGGTACAGTAGCAACGAGCCCAATGGCCCAACATGGACCAGATGCGCAGCGTTATTGCACAACCAAAACTACTTGGCAGCATCTGAAAGTTGCAGCGACAAGTGGGACGCGCTGTGTGAAAGAG ATATCGATGAATGCTCGAAAAACACGCACAACTGCAACGAAAATGCCGAATGCACAAACATCCCCGGTAGTTTTAAATGTACTTGCAACGATGATTATTCTGGTGACGGAGTCTACTGCGAAGTTGGCAACG CATTAGGATGGTTCGTAGCTGGCAACGGGTTTGAATACAAGCTCACCAGGAGGGAGCAGAGCTGGGAAGAAAGTCGGACTGTTTGTCAACAGATGGGAGGAGACCTCGCCACCAAAGGTTTCGAGACGTTGAGTGAGAGAGG ACCAATCGCTGAAGAAGTCGGAGTCAACAAGGCCTGGATTGGTATGAACGACTTGGACCGTGAACGAGATTGGAAATTCATCGATGATACTATTTCAGTACATAAGGCAAGGATCCCTGAAATCTGGAAGGATGGCTTTAATTTAAAGGATGAAGCCGCAAACGAGCAAGACTGTGGTTTCATCGCAAAAGCAGACGACTATAAAACTGATGACTCTGATTGCTCGGCAGCCCGCTATGGCTTGTGCCAAAGAG AGGCGACAAACGAAATATCTT GCAAAAAGTTTTCTTGGACGGTAGGAAAATCTTGTGACGAGCGAGTGTTTGGCCCCGATGTCCGCCATGACACTCGTTTCTATGTTGCTTCCAACGGATACGATTATTTCATAACCGATGATGAGGAAGAATTTTCTTCCGCTGAAGGCGTCTGCGCAACTAAAAAAACTGGAAGTAGTTTAGCGCTCGCTCTACTCGGAGACGACAAAACTCGCAG CAAAGTGGTCGAGATCTTTCTGGAATCACTCGGAGTGGACAAAGCGTGGGTTGGTGGTGGAAGAGACTGCACAGCTTTAAGAGCAGATAACAGTGAAACAGAAGTGGAGACGTGCACCAGTCGCAGACGAATACTCTGCGAAAAAG AAATCGACGAATGTGCCAGGAAACAAGACGACTGTGGAGAGAACGCAGCCTGTACAAACACAATCGGGAGTTTCACGTGCGCTTGCAAACCTGGTTACGAAGGGGATGGTCATAAGTGCACCAAAA TTGAGGTGTACAGAGCCTCCAACGGTTACGAGTACAGCCTAACATCAAGCCTCGAATATGATAGAACCAAGGGAGAATGTGACGATAAAGGCGGCGATTTGGCTGTTGACGGAATTAAGGACAATGACGTTCGATT GGAAATTGCTGATGTGTTACTGAGACCATTTGGAATCACACACACCTGGGTCGGTCTCAGGAAATCATTTAAAGCAAGCAGCTGGACTTGGAGTGACGAGAGCACGGGAGGAGACGAGATTAACTGGTACCCAGGCCAGCCTAGCAGCGGAACTCACGACTGCGCTTTCCTGCTTGGCAGTGGAGACGCAGAATTTCGAATGGGGGCCACCAGATGCCGGACGGCGTCATATGTCGGTCTATGTGAAGTCTCAACTTAA